A section of the Triticum dicoccoides isolate Atlit2015 ecotype Zavitan chromosome 7A, WEW_v2.0, whole genome shotgun sequence genome encodes:
- the LOC119333561 gene encoding probable LRR receptor-like serine/threonine-protein kinase At2g23950 isoform X1, whose product MASSVSDPPLLPVVVVVLLLLLSAAPFLAFSSEPLNAEVMALVAIKQGLVDSRGVLSNWDEDSVDPCSWAMITCSPRNLVIGLGAPSQGLSGTLSGRIANLTNLEQVLLQNNNITGRLPPELGALPRLQTLDLSNNRFSGRAPDTLGRLSKLRYLRLNNNSLSGPFPASLASIPQLSFLDLSYNNLSGPVPLFPTRSFNIVGNPMICGSHGECAAALAPATGPFPLESTSTPSSRSRSKAGAVGVGVGTGLGASSLLLFAVSCLLWSRRRRHRCPSLLAEQGGRDLEGGMVAARLGNVRQFGLRELHAATDGFSAKNILGRGGFGDVYRGRLADGTAVAVKRLKDPSGASGEAQFRTEVEMISLAVHRHLLRLLGFCAAASGERLLVYPFMPNGSVAARLRGKPALGWQTRKRIAVGAARGLLYLHEQCDPKIIHRDVKAANVLLDEHHEAVVGDFGLAKLLDHGDSHVTTAVRGTVGHIAPEYLSTGQSSDKTDVFGFGVLLLELVTGQRALEVGKGSGLSLSHKGVMLDWVRKVHQEKMLELLVDQELGPHYDRIEVAEMVQVALLCTQFQPSHRPRMAEVVRMLEGDGLADKWEATNRTPHDGLGHDGHRSDPDGWGSFNDYHDNGGSSLGSDEARSIDMAEEMELSGPR is encoded by the exons ATGGCGTCGTCTGTCTCTGACCCTCCACTCctccccgtcgtcgtcgtcgtcctcctcctcctcctctccgccgccccattCCTCGCATTCTCCTCGGAGCCTCTCAACGCCGAAG TGATGGCGCTGGTGGCCATCAAGCAGGGGCTGGTGGACTCGCGCGGCGTGCTGAGCAACTGGGACGAGGACTCCGTCGACCCCTGCAGCTGGGCCATGATCACCTGCTCCCCCCGCAACCTCGTCATTGGCCT GGGAGCGCCCAGCCAGGGCTTGTCGGGGACGCTGTCCGGGCGGATCGCCAACCTCACTAATCTCGAGCAAGT GCTGCTGCAGAACAACAACATCACGGGGCGGCTGCCGCCGGAGCTGGGCGCGCTGCCGAGGCTGCAGACGCTGGACCTCTCCAACAACCGCTTCTCCGGCCGCGCGCCCGACACGCTGGGCCGCCTGTCCAAGCTCCGGTACCT GAGGCTAAACAACAACAGCTTGTCGGGGCCGTTCCCCGCGTCGCTGGCCAGCATCCCACAGCTCTCCTTCCT GGACTTGTCCTACAACAACCTCTCCGGCCCTGTTCCGCTCTTCCCCACAAGAAGCTTCAA CATCGTGGGCAATCCGATGATCTGCGGCAGCCATGGGGAGTGCGCCGCCGCGCTGGCGCCGGCCACCGGGCCCTTCCCGCTGGAATCCACGTCCACCCCGAGCAGCA GGAGCAGGTCAAAGGCTGGCGCGGTGGGAGTGGGGGTAGGGACAGGCCTGGGCGCCTCCTCCCTGCTGCTTTTCGCCGTGTCCTGCCTCCTTTGGAGCCGCCGGCGCCGGCACCGCTGCCCCTCCCTCCTCG CAGAGCAAGGTGGTAGGGATTTGGAGGGCGGcatggtggcggcgcggctagggaACGTGCGGCAGTTCGGGCTGCGGGAGTTGCACGCGGCCACGGACGGGTTCAGCGCGAAGAACATCCTGGGCAGGGGCGGGTTCGGGGACGTGTACCGGGGCCGGCTCGCGGACGGCACGGCGGTGGCCGTGAAGCGGCTCAAGGACCCCAGCGGCGCGTCCGGGGAGGCGCAGTTCCGCACGGAGGTGGAGATGATCAGCCTCGCCGTGCACCGCCACCTGCTCCGCCTCCTCGgcttctgcgccgccgcctccggcgagCGCCTCCTCGTCTACCCCTTCATGCCCAACGGCTCCGTCGCCGCCCGCCTCCGAG GGAAGCCGGCGCTGGGGTGGCAGACGCGGAAGCGGATCGCGGTGGGGGCGGCGCGGGGGCTGCTGTACCTGCACGAGCAGTGCGACCCCAAGATCATCCACCGGGACGTCAAGGCCGCCAACGTGCTGCTGGACGAGCACCACGAGGCCGTCGTCGGCGACTTCGGACTCGCCAAGCTGCTCGACCACGGCGACTCGCACGTCACCACCGCCGTGCGCGGCACCGTCGGCCACATCGCCCCCGAGTACCTCTCCACGGGCCAGTCCTCCGACAAGACGGACGTCTTCGGCTTCGGCGTCCTGCTGCTGGAGCTCGTCACCGGCCAGCGCGCGCTCGAGGTCGGCAAGGGCTCCGGCCTCAGCCTCTCCCACAAGGGCGTCATGCTTGACTGG GTGAGGAAGGTGCACCAGGAGAAGATGCTGGAGTTGCTGGTCGACCAAGAGCTGGGCCCTCACTACGACAGGATCGAGGTGGCCGAGATGGTGCAGGTCGCCCTGCTCTGCACCCAGTTCCAGCCGTCTCACCGGCCGAGGATGGCCGAGGTGGTGCGGATGCTCGAAGGCGACGGCCTCGCCGACAAATGGGAGGCCACCAACCGGACGCCGCACGACGGCCTTGGCCACGACGGCCACCGCAGCGACCCCGACGGGTGGGGCTCCTTCAACGACTACCATGACAACGGCGGCAGCAGCCTCGGCAGCGACGAGGCGCGGTCCATCGACATGGCGGAGGAGATGGAGCTGTCTGGACCGAGGTAG
- the LOC119333561 gene encoding probable LRR receptor-like serine/threonine-protein kinase At2g23950 isoform X2: protein MASSVSDPPLLPVVVVVLLLLLSAAPFLAFSSEPLNAEVMALVAIKQGLVDSRGVLSNWDEDSVDPCSWAMITCSPRNLVIGLGAPSQGLSGTLSGRIANLTNLEQVLLQNNNITGRLPPELGALPRLQTLDLSNNRFSGRAPDTLGRLSKLRYLRLNNNSLSGPFPASLASIPQLSFLDLSYNNLSGPVPLFPTRSFNIVGNPMICGSHGECAAALAPATGPFPLESTSTPSSRSRSKAGAVGVGVGTGLGASSLLLFAVSCLLWSRRRRHRCPSLLEQGGRDLEGGMVAARLGNVRQFGLRELHAATDGFSAKNILGRGGFGDVYRGRLADGTAVAVKRLKDPSGASGEAQFRTEVEMISLAVHRHLLRLLGFCAAASGERLLVYPFMPNGSVAARLRGKPALGWQTRKRIAVGAARGLLYLHEQCDPKIIHRDVKAANVLLDEHHEAVVGDFGLAKLLDHGDSHVTTAVRGTVGHIAPEYLSTGQSSDKTDVFGFGVLLLELVTGQRALEVGKGSGLSLSHKGVMLDWVRKVHQEKMLELLVDQELGPHYDRIEVAEMVQVALLCTQFQPSHRPRMAEVVRMLEGDGLADKWEATNRTPHDGLGHDGHRSDPDGWGSFNDYHDNGGSSLGSDEARSIDMAEEMELSGPR from the exons ATGGCGTCGTCTGTCTCTGACCCTCCACTCctccccgtcgtcgtcgtcgtcctcctcctcctcctctccgccgccccattCCTCGCATTCTCCTCGGAGCCTCTCAACGCCGAAG TGATGGCGCTGGTGGCCATCAAGCAGGGGCTGGTGGACTCGCGCGGCGTGCTGAGCAACTGGGACGAGGACTCCGTCGACCCCTGCAGCTGGGCCATGATCACCTGCTCCCCCCGCAACCTCGTCATTGGCCT GGGAGCGCCCAGCCAGGGCTTGTCGGGGACGCTGTCCGGGCGGATCGCCAACCTCACTAATCTCGAGCAAGT GCTGCTGCAGAACAACAACATCACGGGGCGGCTGCCGCCGGAGCTGGGCGCGCTGCCGAGGCTGCAGACGCTGGACCTCTCCAACAACCGCTTCTCCGGCCGCGCGCCCGACACGCTGGGCCGCCTGTCCAAGCTCCGGTACCT GAGGCTAAACAACAACAGCTTGTCGGGGCCGTTCCCCGCGTCGCTGGCCAGCATCCCACAGCTCTCCTTCCT GGACTTGTCCTACAACAACCTCTCCGGCCCTGTTCCGCTCTTCCCCACAAGAAGCTTCAA CATCGTGGGCAATCCGATGATCTGCGGCAGCCATGGGGAGTGCGCCGCCGCGCTGGCGCCGGCCACCGGGCCCTTCCCGCTGGAATCCACGTCCACCCCGAGCAGCA GGAGCAGGTCAAAGGCTGGCGCGGTGGGAGTGGGGGTAGGGACAGGCCTGGGCGCCTCCTCCCTGCTGCTTTTCGCCGTGTCCTGCCTCCTTTGGAGCCGCCGGCGCCGGCACCGCTGCCCCTCCCTCCTCG AGCAAGGTGGTAGGGATTTGGAGGGCGGcatggtggcggcgcggctagggaACGTGCGGCAGTTCGGGCTGCGGGAGTTGCACGCGGCCACGGACGGGTTCAGCGCGAAGAACATCCTGGGCAGGGGCGGGTTCGGGGACGTGTACCGGGGCCGGCTCGCGGACGGCACGGCGGTGGCCGTGAAGCGGCTCAAGGACCCCAGCGGCGCGTCCGGGGAGGCGCAGTTCCGCACGGAGGTGGAGATGATCAGCCTCGCCGTGCACCGCCACCTGCTCCGCCTCCTCGgcttctgcgccgccgcctccggcgagCGCCTCCTCGTCTACCCCTTCATGCCCAACGGCTCCGTCGCCGCCCGCCTCCGAG GGAAGCCGGCGCTGGGGTGGCAGACGCGGAAGCGGATCGCGGTGGGGGCGGCGCGGGGGCTGCTGTACCTGCACGAGCAGTGCGACCCCAAGATCATCCACCGGGACGTCAAGGCCGCCAACGTGCTGCTGGACGAGCACCACGAGGCCGTCGTCGGCGACTTCGGACTCGCCAAGCTGCTCGACCACGGCGACTCGCACGTCACCACCGCCGTGCGCGGCACCGTCGGCCACATCGCCCCCGAGTACCTCTCCACGGGCCAGTCCTCCGACAAGACGGACGTCTTCGGCTTCGGCGTCCTGCTGCTGGAGCTCGTCACCGGCCAGCGCGCGCTCGAGGTCGGCAAGGGCTCCGGCCTCAGCCTCTCCCACAAGGGCGTCATGCTTGACTGG GTGAGGAAGGTGCACCAGGAGAAGATGCTGGAGTTGCTGGTCGACCAAGAGCTGGGCCCTCACTACGACAGGATCGAGGTGGCCGAGATGGTGCAGGTCGCCCTGCTCTGCACCCAGTTCCAGCCGTCTCACCGGCCGAGGATGGCCGAGGTGGTGCGGATGCTCGAAGGCGACGGCCTCGCCGACAAATGGGAGGCCACCAACCGGACGCCGCACGACGGCCTTGGCCACGACGGCCACCGCAGCGACCCCGACGGGTGGGGCTCCTTCAACGACTACCATGACAACGGCGGCAGCAGCCTCGGCAGCGACGAGGCGCGGTCCATCGACATGGCGGAGGAGATGGAGCTGTCTGGACCGAGGTAG